The Chitinophaga sp. Cy-1792 genome contains the following window.
TTCAGACCCGCAGAAGGGTAGAAGTAGTTCATCTGAGGGGTAAACGCCAGGTTGGACGCCCAGTCATTACGGGCAGTCAGGTCCAGGTAAATCCATTCTTCAAAGGAGATATTGGCGCTGGCAAATACAGACTGCCATTGGCTGTGCTTTTGCTGGGTGGTACCTGATTGGGCACCGTCCAATGTATGCACGTTCTGGATGGTAAATACATTTGGAATGAAAAGACCGTCTTTTCCGGAATTGAAGTAGTCGCCATCTGTTTTTACATCACGGATACTGGTACCAACTAATCCATTTACACTGATTTTTTTACCAGGGAAATTGAAGTTGGCAAGCAGGTCGCCATATTGCTGGGTAGTGGTGTTGTTGGAATAGTTATAACTACCGTTGGCAGATGCCAGTACCTGTTGTGTACCAGCATATATTTTCTGTTCGTATTTATCGGAGATACGGTCAATGCTTCCGCGTGCCTGCACATTCAGCCATTTGTTGACATCATATTTCAGGCTGGCATTTGCCAGGATGCGGTTGCGGTTGAGCGAATTGGTATTGCGGTTGGTAATCCACCATGGGTTCTGCTGTACATCTTCGTTGAAGAGCCAGTTCTGTGTCATCAGGTAGTTCCTTGCCGGATCCGGTGCTTCAAAGGTATTTTTATATTGGGTGATGTCCAGGCTACGTGGAAACAGGTACAGGCCTGTTAATGGATTGAAATAGTAACCGGATAACGGCATATTGTCAATCTTCTGGGTCATATAGTTTACATCGGCAGTAGCGGTCAGCTTGTTGTTCAGGAAATGACCGGTTTCTTTAAAGTCGATGTTGTTACGGGCAATATTATTACCTGGCTCAATACCTCTGCCGGAAACGTTGGCATAGGAGAAGTAGGTCTGTGCCTGCTCGCTGCCACCGGAAAGACTTACTGCATTGGTAAACAGCTGGCCATTCTGGAAGAAATCCTTCAGGTTATCGCGGTTGACAGGGTTGCTGATTTTTGAACCCCAGCTGGTGGTGCTGCTGTCTTTTGTTTCTGCATAGTTATTCTGAAACTTAGGCAGAGAAGCCGCTTGTGATAAGTTGAAGCCGGAGTACAGGCTCACAGAAGAGTGCCCGGATTTTCCGGATTTGGTGGTTACCAGGATAACGCCATTAGCGCCCTGGCTACCATATAACGCGGCCGCAGAGGCGCCTTTCAGCACGGTGATGTTTTCAATATCTTCCGGGTTGAGGTTGGAAATCGGGTCGCCACCATCGTAGGAGTTACTACCGCCATAAATGCTGCTTGGCTGATTGGAAAGGGTATTGTTCATCGGTACCCCATCTATCACATACAGCGCCTGGTTAGAACCTAAGCCCGACTTGCTGCCACGAAGGATTACCTTGGAAGAACCTCCCACACCGGAGCTGCTGGTGGAAATCGTAAGACCAGCCACTTTACCGTTCAGGGTATTAATTAAGTTCGGATCTTTTGCTTTGGTAAGCTCCAGGCCATTTACCTGCTGGGTGGAGTAGGTGATGGATTTCTCCTGGCGGCGTATACCCAGTGCCGTTACTACCACACCACTCAGCTGACTGTCCTGTGGCGCCATCCTGATATTGATAGTCGTGTTATTGCCAACAGTTATCTGTTGCTGGGCGAATCCAACATATGTAACCACCAGTACATCGCCGGGATTGGCTTGCAGGGAAAAGGAACCCTGGATATCGGTAGCGGTGCCTTTACTGGTACCTTTGACCTGGATAGATACCCCTACCAGCGGTTCTCCATTGTCGCCGGTAATCTTTCCTGTTATAGGCCCCGCTGCTGCAGCGGTTTCCGTGGCTTTGGGCCTGGGAGAGACCACGATGGTTTTGTCTACAATGCTGTAGGTAAAGAGTTTATTACTGAGGCAGGCATTCAGGACTTCCGTCAATGATGCCTTGTTCATATCAAGATTTACGGGTGCTACCTTTTGCAGCATCTTTTCATCATACACAAATTCATAGCCCGTCTGGCGACTGATACTATTGAATACATCATAGAGCGGGAGGTGTTTTCCCTTGATGGTAATGCTTTGTGAGAAAGTTTTGGCGCTCAGGTTTAGCGTGAAAACAAGTGTCAATATTGCGGTTAATCGCATAGTCAATAATAGTTTTCTATGCAAATGCCCGCCCTTTCTGCGGACTTTGCAGGTACAAAGGAGTTCCATACTTTTGTTTTGTGTGGCGTTAGAAATTCAATTTTTTAGTGCAAATGGAAATTTGGATGGCCGCATTCAACCGGGAGCATTGGCGTGCTTCCGGTTTTTTCGTAACCGGGTAGAATCATTCACGTTTTCATAACTGTTATTTTTTAATCATAAGTGGATATAAATAGTTACTATTCCTTCACAGGTTTTACCTGGATTTTATTATCGCTGGCCTCAAACCGGACCAGTTTGGTTGTTGATAATATCTTTAATAATGTGCCGGCATCTTCCCTGCGGGATATCACTCCTGTCAGCCTGACATCGGCCAGGTCCCCTTCATAACTGATATCTACATCGTACCAGCGGGATATCTGCCGCATGATTGTCTGTACGCTGGTATTACGGAAACGGAATTTCCCTTCTTTCCAGGCCAGTACTTCTTCCAGGTCGGCAGCGGCTGTTTCGAATTCATTAGCCTCGTTCAAACTCGCGCCCAGTCCTGGTTTCAGCGTCAGGAATTTATCTTTGTACAATACTTTTACCAATCCGGATTCCAGGGTGGTTGTCACGGCTTTTTCGTCGTTATAGGCCATGATATTGAAGCTGGTGCCTAATACCTGTACCGACAGCTGTTTGTTGCCGTTTACTTCCACGAAGAAGGGCTGCTGTGCATTGGCGGCCACCTGGAAATAGGCTTCTCCGCTGATCTGTACGCGGCGCTCGCCTTCCCTGAAGGCGGTAGGGAAGCGAATACTGCTGGCAGCATTGAGCCATACCTTGCTGCCATCCGGGAGGCCCAGCTGAAACTGGCCGCCTCTGGGCGTTACCACGGTATTATAGACCACCTGTGCTGATTTGCCGTTGGCATTATAGGAAAGGCTGTTGCCCGTATTTACAATGGAAGCATCGCCCTGGGTGGCAATGTTGCCGGTGTTGGCGCTGTCCAGCGACACGGCTTTGCCATCTGCAAGGATCAGCATGGCCTTGTTGCTGCCCGGTTGCATAGGCTGGCGCTTAAAGGCGATTTTAGGAGTAGAAGGCTGCTGCCGGAGTTGATAGTAATAACCGCTACCGGCGATGGCCAGCAGGGCCACAGCGGCGGCGGCATACCTCCAGCGGGAGAGGTGGTGTACCTTCTTAGGTGCGGGGGCTTCTTCCTGCTTGCCCAGGATGCTGGCCAGTACGGCCTGTTGTGCGGCTGGTGCCCAGTCACTTGCAGGAACGCCGGTACGCAGGGAGTGCATAATGTCGTCCTGCAGCACTTCATCGTAGTCACCGGTCGCCAATAACTGTTGCAGCCGCTCCAGCGCTTCGGCTGTGATACGACCGCTCCTGTACTGTGATAACAGTTGTTGAACTTCCTTCATATTATATCAGTTTTCCCGGTGGATGTAAGGTAAAGACGTACAACTCCTCCGGAAGGAGTAACCGTCCTGAAAAAAAATTTTTCATAATAGTTGAGAATAGGGAATTATCTCCTGAAAGCCAGTATCAGTAAGAGTATTGGCAAAACGTCGTTGTTGACGTTTGCCTGCACGAAGGATCGTACAGACTGGGATGCCAGGCTCATATGTTTTTTTACTGTATGTATGGAGATGTTAAGTTGTTGTGAGATTTCTTCGTTGCTGAAGCCTGCCATCCTGGCCTGGTATACTTTCCGGCGTTCCGGTGGCAGCGACGATACTGCCCTGTTCAGGATGCCGCTGTATTCATGTTCCAGCAGCCGGTGGTCGGCATCTGCTGTGGCAAGCGGCTGTTGCTGCTGATGTATGTCGTATACCTTTATGCGCGTCAGCCTGCGCTTAAAGCTATCATATATATGGTTGCGGGTAAGTATGAAGAGGTAATCCCGGAAATTTTTTATGCCAGGTAATCCTTCTTTTTTTATCCAGATCTTCAGAAAGATGTCCTGTACCGTTTCCGTGGCCAGGTAGGTATCCTTCAGATATACCATGGCCACATCATATACATGGTTACTGTAGTGATTAAATATGATGGTATATGCATCCGCATTTCCTGCGGCCACTCGCTCAAGTAGTGCGGTCTCGTTTGGTAAGTCGATGATTGGCAAAGGTTCGGTTTATATCACTTACTAATACAATCTTCGTCATAATTACAATGGTAAATTAATAATAAAATAACAAAAACAGGAAATTTAGTTAAACGTTTTAGCTATCCGGTGTGCCTGGGTTCCCGTAAACCGTTGCTGTACTGCGGGTACATAAAAATGAAAAACCTTCCCTAAATGAATAGAGAAGGCTTCCTGATGGTTTAAAGTCCGAACAGCCGGACAAATTATATAAATTTTACTGATGTTCGTCTGGCCAGATGCTTGCCTGTACTTCGGAGATATGCTGTTTCTGTAGCAGCAGCATACATAATCTTGATTGTCCGATACCGCCACCCATCGACAGCGGGTAAACGTTTTCGAGGATGTTGTGATGGAAGTCGAGGCCGGCACGTTCGCTGCAGCCTTTCATTCCGAGCTGGCGGCGTAATGCTGTAGCATCTACGCGGATACCCATGGAGGAAATTTCCAGGGCCCGATCCAGGATAGGGTTCCAGATGATCAGGTCCCCATTGAGGCCATTGAAGCCATCTTCGTTGGGAGTCGTCCAGTCGTCATAATCCGGGGCCCGGTCGTCGTGCACAAGGTCGTTGCTCAGCGGCCCGCCGATACCGAAAATGAATACGGCGCCGTGTTCCCGGGCAATCCTGTTTTCACGCTCTTTGGGCGTCAGCTCCGGGTATAGGGTCAGCAGCACTTCACTATGTATGAAGGTCAGCTCCTCAGGAAGTTCCAGGATGCTGTCCTGGTGTTCGCGCAGCATCGTATTGGCGCTGCGTACACTGTCGTAGATCGCCGTAACGGTATCGCGGAGGGTTACCAGGTTACGCTCTTCCTGCCGGATAGATTTCTCCCAGTCCCATTGATCTACATAAAAACTATGTACCGGGGAAATTTCCTCGTCGGCACGAATGGCACGCATATCGGTAACAATACCTTCTCCGGGTTGTATGCCCAGTTCGTACAGGCGTCTGCGTTTCCATTTGGCCAGGGAATGGACGATCTCTACATGATGGTCTATGCCTTTGAGATTAAATCTCACCGGACGCTCCACGCCGTTGAGGTCATCATTTAACCCGGTACCGGATTGTACAAACAAGGGTGCATTTACTTTCGTCAGGCACAGGGCCTCGCAAAGTGCTGCGGAAAAGTGGTCCTTAATCCGCGAAATAAGTTGTTCCTGTACCAGTAATTTGCCTGGATACTGTGTTTTGGTGAGGGCACTCATTTTAAATTGCTTTTTTCACTGGTATGTTTGAATAATTTCTGATCAATTTTTGAATTGGTATGACAAAATTCAATAAAATAATCTAAAAAGTAAAATATTTTCAAGTAAATAATTGAATTGTTAGTGAAATGACAAAAAATGAACGTGATTTTGCAATTTTGGTAAAGAAAAAGGGATAAAATGATAAAAAGCCCTCGGGAAGCGATAATCGGATCGGGAAACGCATTGATCGTATCCGGAATTTATTATGCCCGCAACAGCCCAAAAGCTGGTTCCACTGTTTATCATCATCTACCTTTGCAGGCAATCAAAAGATCTGGATGTTAGCGTGAACCGTACCAACTATTTAAGAGTAATCAACCTGGGCCTATGCCTCGCCACTATGCTGCTAATGCTTATACCTGCCGGAACCTATGCGCAGCAGGCATCAGGCGTGTTATCCGGTAACCTCTGGGATAAAGATAGTTCCCGTGTAGCCGATATCGTTACTGTTGTTGCCACCGCAGCAGACAATAAACAACCTTTCAGCACTGTCAGTGATGAGCAGGGACACTTCCTGTTCAAACAACTGCCCTATGGTACCTATACCATAGGTATATATAGTATGCGCTACCAGGCAGCGCCGCTGACCATCCACTTCCACAAAGACCAGCCACTGGAAATCATCGTAACGAAAAAAATAAAAACATTATCTGAAGTATATGTAACAGCAGCGGAATCAAAAGGACTCAGCACGGCCTCCGTTATCGACCGCAAGGCCATGAGCCACCTGCAGCCCTCCAGCTTCTCCGACCTCATGGAACTATTGCCTGGCGGCCGCGCCACTGATCCTAAACTGACAGCCATGAACCAGGTAAAACTCCGGGAAACTGGCGGCGGCGGTTCTGATTTTAATATCTCTTCCCTGGGTACCGCCTTCCTGATAGATGGCGCGCCAGTCAATACCAGCGCCAACCTCCAGAGTTCATCCGCCTTCGTTTCAAACGATCCTAATAGTGGCAAAAGTGCTGTTAACGCCGGTGTCGACATGCGTAATATCTCCACCGACCAGATCGAAAGCGTAGAAATCATCAGGGGAATTCCTTCTGTTGAATATGGTGACCTCACCAGCGGACTGGTAAAAATCAATCGCGTCAAAGGGGCCACAACACTGAATGTACGCATGAAAGCCGATGGGTTCAGTAAACTCTTTGCCGTAGGAAAAGGCTTCGACCTCCCCGCTCAAAAGATGACACTCAACTTCGACCTGGGCTACCTGAAGGCTAAAGCTGATCCTACCAATAGCTTCGAAAATTATAACAGGATCAATGCCAGCGTAAGAACAGAGAAACATTGGATCACCGACAAACGACTGATTAAATGGAATGCGGCACTCGATTACAGCACCAATATCGACAATAAACGCACCGACCCGGATAACAGCTACGCACTGACGGATAAATATAAATCTACCTATAACTCCTACGGTATCAGCAGCAGCATCCGCAGCCAGGCTGCCAACCGCAACGCCCTGTGGCAATCATGGGAAATTGCCGGACAACTGAACTACCAGCATAACAGAATGGATATCACCAAATGGATGCAGGCTAAATCTGCCACCGTATTGTTCAATTCATTAACTGCCGGTGAACATGATATCATGTACCTGACGCCCAGCTATACTTCCTATTTGTTAGTAGATGGCCAGCCACTGCTGGGATTCCTCAAAGCCCAGACAAATCTCCAGTTTAAGGCTGCAGGTGCGCAGCATCAGGTGAAAGTGGGCATGGAGGCCAACTATAGCAAGAACTTAGGCAAAGGACAACAGTACGATATCAATTTCCCACCTACAGAAAGCATCATGGCCCGCCCGCGTGCCTTCGACTCCATCCCCGGTATGCTGAACGTTGCCGGCTTCGCTGAAGATGCACTCACCTGGCACCTCGGCCGCCATACTCTCGTCGCCGCCGGCGGTGTAAGAGCTATGACACTGGCTGGCATGGACAGTCGCTATGCACTGGCCAATAAAATCTACCTCGACCCACGTGTCAATACCCGGTGGACATTACCCAATTTCTATATCAACGCAAAACCTTTAACAGTGACACTGGGCGGCGGTTATGGCCTGCAAACAAAAATGCCTACCACTGACCAGTTATATCCACTGCCACAGTACCTCGACTTTGTACAGCTGAATTATTTCCATAATAATCCTGCCTACAGAAGAGCCAATGCAGTAACGTATATCAACAGCAGAGTGAATTACGACCTGCTGGCAGCAGTCAACAAAAAACTGGAATTTACCGGCGATATCACCTTTAACGAAAACAGGCTTAGCTTCAGCTGGTTCCATGAATATATGAATTCGGGCTTCAGGTCTGTATCTGCCCTGAACTATTATTCCTATAAAAAATATGACGTCAACTCCGTAGATGCAGCAAAACTGGACCATCTGCCGGAATTATCAGAATTTAATTATGAAACCACCGGCCGCTATTATGGTACATCGAAAACTACCAATGGCAGCAAACTGATTAAAAACGGGGTGGAATTCCAGTTCGCATCCAGACGTATAACGGCAATCAATACACGTTTCACTGTAACGGGCGCTTATTATCGCACTACCTATAGTGACAACCAGCCTACCTATAAGATAGATCAGCAAGTGGCTGTTAATGGCAATATTGCACAATATATCGGTGTGTTTACTGATCCTGATGCCTCCATCAGGGAACAGTTCAATACAAATATTATGGCAGATAGCTACCTGCCAAACCTTGGACTGATCGTATCTGCTTCCGTGCAGAATCTCTGGTTTACCAGCAGCCAGACGTCCTACAAATCAGGTGTGCCGGCCTATTATATTGCACCTGATGGTAAATCATATCCCTTTACCAGCGCAAGCTACACCGATCCGCAAGTGAATTACCTGGTAACGAATTACAGCGGAAGCGCCTTCTTCAAATATGTGGTGCCCATCGATTTACAGGTAAACCTGAAGGTGAGCAAGGAATTTAAGAAAGTAGGCGTCATCTCCATGTTCGTTAACAGACTGCTTACCTATACACCGGATTATACCAGTTTCGGTACAACAAAAAGAAGAAGTGGCCTCAGCAGCCCTTACTTCGGAATGGAAATGAATTTCAAACTCTAATTGATATAATATTATATGCGTTTAACTAAACTGTTTTTTGTATTGCTGACTGCCGGCGCCTGCACATTTGTTGCCTGCAAAAAAGACGGCATCTCTATCAGCAAAACCAACGTTGCCGTAAGCTTGCAAAATCCACAAGGACTGGAAGGGGTGAAAACTTCCAATTTGAATATCATCTTCAAGGAAGTGAACAGTGGAGTGTCTACCACCTTTACCATTAATAATGCTGCTGAATTATCCAAAATCGTATTGGCAGAAGGTTCCTATAATGTAAGTCTGGAAGGTGATATTGAATATAACGCGGATGGCGTTACCCAGACGGGAAAGGTACGCGGCTTCCAGCAGGGTGTAGTAGTAAAAGGTGGTTCATTCGCGCTTAATCTCTCCTTATTCCTTTATAACACAGGGGCTAATTTTGTATTCAGAGAAATATTCTTCACCGGTACAGTTACGCCGGAAGGTAAACAGTATAATGGAGATAAATATTTTATCATCTACAATAACTCTGCGGATACCTTATACGCAGATGGACTGGTGATCGCAGAAGCGGCCTTCCTCTCTACTACCAAACGCGCCTATACGCCGGATATCATGAAAGATACCTTCAGCGCAGGTTCCGTGGTAATGATCCCTGGTAACGGTAAAGACTATCCGGTATTACCGGGCAAACAAATCGTTATTGCCAACAACGCAATCAACCACAAGGAATATAATGCCAATTCAATGGACCTGACCGGTGCTAATTTTGAGCTGACATTATTGTCTTCTATCAACGTAGATAATCCGCAGGTGCCTGATCTTATCAATGTTACCACCGCCATGACCATGCATAACAGGGGCTTCAAAAGCTATGTGCTGGCTCGTTTCCCTGCCGGCGTAACACCCATCAGTTTTAAAGCAAATAACTTATATACTTATTCGTATGTAAATGATGCCGGCGGTACTACCAAATCTACCGGCTATACCATCGCCAACAACTGGATCCTGGATGCAGTGAATCTCTCTATCCCATCTGATTTTGCATGGATCTTAACTTCTCCTGCACTGGATATGGGCTGGTCGTACTGTGGTAAAGTAGATGGTGATAATAACCGTTATGGTAAAGCAGTAAGACGCCAGGTGCTGAGTACTAACCCTGACGGACGTGTGATTTTACAGGATAACAATAATTCAACGCTTGACTTCGATCCTGAAGTTAAGCCTTCATTAATGCCTTAATTGAATAATGAACTGGCAAAAAACAATATACATCTTTGCTTTCCTGGGTCTGCGCTTTACAGCACAAGCCCAGGATTCCACTTTAGTACCGCTGGCTAAGGAACAGACAAACGTGACAGCATTGGGAAGGGATCAGCTCTACGCAAGCCCGGCACTGAAAATTTATCAACGACAGATTAGCTACGCTTCGCTGGTGGCATCCTACCGCAAATACACGCAAGACCTATACCTGCAGCAGGAGGGGAGTGGACAGCAGTATTTTTCCCTGCAGGCAGAAACCTACCAGAAAAAGGTGAAAAACCTCACCCTCTGGGGAAACGCTGCCTACAGCAGTGAAACGCAATATGCCGTGAAATTCAACGAAACGGCCGATTATCAGCTGGTTTATCCCTATGTCATGGCAGATTCTATCGGTGGCGACCTGAAAGCAGAGACCTATTCCTTCTCTGGAGGACTAGCAAAAACGCTCGGACAATACCAGGTAGCAGGCACCGTAGGCTTCAGGGGACAACAATCTTATCGCTCCAGGGATCCTCGCCCGGTCAACATCTCCTCCGATGTCAATATCGATCTGGCCATCTCCCGGAAAATAAATAACAAATATGCAATCGCGGCAGATGTGCTGCTCAATAAATACAGTCAGAAAAACAAACTCTCTTTCGTAAGTGAACTGGGGCAACCCGTTGTGTACCACGATGCAGGACTGGGAGTGTACAATAAGCTGCTGGTAGGCTCATTACTGAATGCCTGGTATAACGGTGTCGGCTATGGGTTTTCCTTAAAGATCAGCCCGACGGATTACCGCGGGTTCTTCGCCGGATTCGATCTTCACCAAAGTGATATAAAAAAACGTACCTCCAA
Protein-coding sequences here:
- a CDS encoding DUF6850 family outer membrane beta-barrel protein; translation: MNWQKTIYIFAFLGLRFTAQAQDSTLVPLAKEQTNVTALGRDQLYASPALKIYQRQISYASLVASYRKYTQDLYLQQEGSGQQYFSLQAETYQKKVKNLTLWGNAAYSSETQYAVKFNETADYQLVYPYVMADSIGGDLKAETYSFSGGLAKTLGQYQVAGTVGFRGQQSYRSRDPRPVNISSDVNIDLAISRKINNKYAIAADVLLNKYSQKNKLSFVSELGQPVVYHDAGLGVYNKLLVGSLLNAWYNGVGYGFSLKISPTDYRGFFAGFDLHQSDIKKRTSKSGGNDIYEVGSVEENNMGGNAGYLLEQGQHHFIVQGSVNMVERKGIEAIFDVQNSENNINKISSSPRYIHQYETYHFRSVYGHTGGYLDWYIGAQARYEDHTQRYVSPDREMLYQQLTAGGDITLRKQLGKKVLTLSGKLERQENLGNDFYWSDVDQKTAIYSMLTSNFAYLTASGLNYGGSVRIDFPLKNKLSCYIKAAYEGRNAIGRRDFSVMTAIQF
- a CDS encoding FecR family protein; amino-acid sequence: MKEVQQLLSQYRSGRITAEALERLQQLLATGDYDEVLQDDIMHSLRTGVPASDWAPAAQQAVLASILGKQEEAPAPKKVHHLSRWRYAAAAVALLAIAGSGYYYQLRQQPSTPKIAFKRQPMQPGSNKAMLILADGKAVSLDSANTGNIATQGDASIVNTGNSLSYNANGKSAQVVYNTVVTPRGGQFQLGLPDGSKVWLNAASSIRFPTAFREGERRVQISGEAYFQVAANAQQPFFVEVNGNKQLSVQVLGTSFNIMAYNDEKAVTTTLESGLVKVLYKDKFLTLKPGLGASLNEANEFETAAADLEEVLAWKEGKFRFRNTSVQTIMRQISRWYDVDISYEGDLADVRLTGVISRREDAGTLLKILSTTKLVRFEASDNKIQVKPVKE
- a CDS encoding TonB-dependent receptor plug domain-containing protein, with the protein product MPATAQKLVPLFIIIYLCRQSKDLDVSVNRTNYLRVINLGLCLATMLLMLIPAGTYAQQASGVLSGNLWDKDSSRVADIVTVVATAADNKQPFSTVSDEQGHFLFKQLPYGTYTIGIYSMRYQAAPLTIHFHKDQPLEIIVTKKIKTLSEVYVTAAESKGLSTASVIDRKAMSHLQPSSFSDLMELLPGGRATDPKLTAMNQVKLRETGGGGSDFNISSLGTAFLIDGAPVNTSANLQSSSAFVSNDPNSGKSAVNAGVDMRNISTDQIESVEIIRGIPSVEYGDLTSGLVKINRVKGATTLNVRMKADGFSKLFAVGKGFDLPAQKMTLNFDLGYLKAKADPTNSFENYNRINASVRTEKHWITDKRLIKWNAALDYSTNIDNKRTDPDNSYALTDKYKSTYNSYGISSSIRSQAANRNALWQSWEIAGQLNYQHNRMDITKWMQAKSATVLFNSLTAGEHDIMYLTPSYTSYLLVDGQPLLGFLKAQTNLQFKAAGAQHQVKVGMEANYSKNLGKGQQYDINFPPTESIMARPRAFDSIPGMLNVAGFAEDALTWHLGRHTLVAAGGVRAMTLAGMDSRYALANKIYLDPRVNTRWTLPNFYINAKPLTVTLGGGYGLQTKMPTTDQLYPLPQYLDFVQLNYFHNNPAYRRANAVTYINSRVNYDLLAAVNKKLEFTGDITFNENRLSFSWFHEYMNSGFRSVSALNYYSYKKYDVNSVDAAKLDHLPELSEFNYETTGRYYGTSKTTNGSKLIKNGVEFQFASRRITAINTRFTVTGAYYRTTYSDNQPTYKIDQQVAVNGNIAQYIGVFTDPDASIREQFNTNIMADSYLPNLGLIVSASVQNLWFTSSQTSYKSGVPAYYIAPDGKSYPFTSASYTDPQVNYLVTNYSGSAFFKYVVPIDLQVNLKVSKEFKKVGVISMFVNRLLTYTPDYTSFGTTKRRSGLSSPYFGMEMNFKL
- the asnA gene encoding aspartate--ammonia ligase; its protein translation is MSALTKTQYPGKLLVQEQLISRIKDHFSAALCEALCLTKVNAPLFVQSGTGLNDDLNGVERPVRFNLKGIDHHVEIVHSLAKWKRRRLYELGIQPGEGIVTDMRAIRADEEISPVHSFYVDQWDWEKSIRQEERNLVTLRDTVTAIYDSVRSANTMLREHQDSILELPEELTFIHSEVLLTLYPELTPKERENRIAREHGAVFIFGIGGPLSNDLVHDDRAPDYDDWTTPNEDGFNGLNGDLIIWNPILDRALEISSMGIRVDATALRRQLGMKGCSERAGLDFHHNILENVYPLSMGGGIGQSRLCMLLLQKQHISEVQASIWPDEHQ
- a CDS encoding RNA polymerase sigma factor, with protein sequence MPIIDLPNETALLERVAAGNADAYTIIFNHYSNHVYDVAMVYLKDTYLATETVQDIFLKIWIKKEGLPGIKNFRDYLFILTRNHIYDSFKRRLTRIKVYDIHQQQQPLATADADHRLLEHEYSGILNRAVSSLPPERRKVYQARMAGFSNEEISQQLNISIHTVKKHMSLASQSVRSFVQANVNNDVLPILLLILAFRR
- a CDS encoding SusC/RagA family TonB-linked outer membrane protein; the protein is MRLTAILTLVFTLNLSAKTFSQSITIKGKHLPLYDVFNSISRQTGYEFVYDEKMLQKVAPVNLDMNKASLTEVLNACLSNKLFTYSIVDKTIVVSPRPKATETAAAAGPITGKITGDNGEPLVGVSIQVKGTSKGTATDIQGSFSLQANPGDVLVVTYVGFAQQQITVGNNTTINIRMAPQDSQLSGVVVTALGIRRQEKSITYSTQQVNGLELTKAKDPNLINTLNGKVAGLTISTSSSGVGGSSKVILRGSKSGLGSNQALYVIDGVPMNNTLSNQPSSIYGGSNSYDGGDPISNLNPEDIENITVLKGASAAALYGSQGANGVILVTTKSGKSGHSSVSLYSGFNLSQAASLPKFQNNYAETKDSSTTSWGSKISNPVNRDNLKDFFQNGQLFTNAVSLSGGSEQAQTYFSYANVSGRGIEPGNNIARNNIDFKETGHFLNNKLTATADVNYMTQKIDNMPLSGYYFNPLTGLYLFPRSLDITQYKNTFEAPDPARNYLMTQNWLFNEDVQQNPWWITNRNTNSLNRNRILANASLKYDVNKWLNVQARGSIDRISDKYEQKIYAGTQQVLASANGSYNYSNNTTTQQYGDLLANFNFPGKKISVNGLVGTSIRDVKTDGDYFNSGKDGLFIPNVFTIQNVHTLDGAQSGTTQQKHSQWQSVFASANISFEEWIYLDLTARNDWASNLAFTPQMNYFYPSAGLNVILTQALHLPKAISFAKVRGSYAIVGNSPLAYQSNTPLAKLGTSGNIVVSTANPFIALKPEKTKSLELGTEWRFLENRLSFDVTYYKTNTTNQTLEIAAPQATLNNTVFINAGNIQNQGVEAMVRYDVFPKENKLQWNTGLNFATNQNKIISLSPQVDRFTLSGASGANYASQFKVGGSFGDIYGTVLQKDAQGRVLIQDGKPVKQGGDMVYLGNGNTKWQLGWNNNLSFGNFTFSFLIDGKFGGQVMSVTQAMLDGYGVSKATGDARDAGGVKVNGVDETGKAVTTVDAANWYSVVGGREGVSGEYMYSATTVRLREAALGYMIPLHNTFLKTLKFSVSGRNLIYFSKKAPFDPEQTMSTANGLGGVDAFMLPATRNYGLTLNATF
- a CDS encoding DUF4876 domain-containing protein, with protein sequence MRLTKLFFVLLTAGACTFVACKKDGISISKTNVAVSLQNPQGLEGVKTSNLNIIFKEVNSGVSTTFTINNAAELSKIVLAEGSYNVSLEGDIEYNADGVTQTGKVRGFQQGVVVKGGSFALNLSLFLYNTGANFVFREIFFTGTVTPEGKQYNGDKYFIIYNNSADTLYADGLVIAEAAFLSTTKRAYTPDIMKDTFSAGSVVMIPGNGKDYPVLPGKQIVIANNAINHKEYNANSMDLTGANFELTLLSSINVDNPQVPDLINVTTAMTMHNRGFKSYVLARFPAGVTPISFKANNLYTYSYVNDAGGTTKSTGYTIANNWILDAVNLSIPSDFAWILTSPALDMGWSYCGKVDGDNNRYGKAVRRQVLSTNPDGRVILQDNNNSTLDFDPEVKPSLMP